The Bradyrhizobium sp. CCGB01 genome segment GGTTTTCCGTTCCAGGGGGATATAAAGGTATATCGCGCCCCGATGTCGACACGCGTCCATTCGGGCAAGGTCAGCGTATTCGTGACGTTGACGTATTGCGAGCCGGTATAGATGACCCTGCCCGTGAACGTGAGACCACGCACGAACGGCGTATCCCATTCCGCGCCCATATTGACGTTGACGACGGGCACGCCGACCGCCTTCTTTCCGTCGTTGATCCCGCCTTGGGTCTGCTCCTGCACACCGTCAATCAGGGCGACGCCGCCGAGAACACGGATATCGGGCGTGATCTCGCCGAACACGTTGAGTTCCGCACCCCGATTGCGCTGTCTGCCGTTGAGTTGCTGGCTCGCGGAAACACCGGAGGCCACCGAAATAATGCTCGGCTGGCTAATGTCGAACACGCTCAGCGTGGTCGTGAATCGACCTGCGTCGATCTTCATACCCGCCTCGGCCTGCTTCGTCTGGGCTGGCGGGAACACCGTCCCGACATTCGTAAAATTGCCCGAGACCACAACGGGTGTCTGGAGACCTTCGATGTAATTTGCATAGAGCGCGACGTTCTCGACCGGCTTGACGAGAATTGCGTATGCCGGACTCCACACCGACGTGTCTTGCTCCGGGCGACTCAAGGCCGGGCTCAGGATGTTCGTCACTTCCGTTCCAGCGGTCTGGCGGCGAACGCCAAGCGTGAGCTGAACGCGCTTGTTCAGGATCGACATCGTGTCGGAAACGCCGACGCTTGACAGCGACACCCCAGTGACCTGGCTGGCAGATAGCGTCGAGAAGTTAGGTTTCGCAATGTTGGTCGGCTCGGTATACAAGTTCCAGAAGATCAGATCCGCAAGAGCGCTGCTCGAGCGGGTCCAGACCTTCTGATTGTAGGTCCGGTCAGTGATCGAGTAGTTGACGTTTACCGCATGATTGACCGGACCCGTATCTGCCGTTGCCCGGACACCGGCCTCGCCCGCCAGCGTCTCGAACGTTTCCTTGCCGGCAAACGGTCGCGACCACAAACCTCCCAACTGAGAGACGCCAGGCGGAGAGGTCAATGCTCCCGCAGCGACGTTGGAAATGTTGGGCGACGGATAGGCGTAGTTGATGTTGCTATCGTGATAACCGAATGCTCCATACGCAGTCATCCAGTCGGTGACATCCACTTCGCCTCTGGCGGTCGTAAAGAAGTCGGTCGGTGCATAATAGGCCCACGGAACCTGAAAGTTTAGCCCGGCCTTTGGCGGCGCGGGAATGACCGTTGTTGTGGTCGGGACATTGAAGAAACGCATCGGCGGGTTCAGATTGTCGGCCTGATAGCCGATATCGACTGCCGCGCGCACGCGCTCTCCGCGATAATCGAGGCCCAGAACCGCGTTGCCGAATTCATCGGTCTGACGGTTCCAGGGCGTGTTGCCATTCGAGTAGGTGCTATTCAGCCGAACCCCCCACTCCTTGTGCTCACCGTAGCGACGGCTGACGTCAATATTTTCGCCAAACTGCGATTTTGAAGCGTAGGTTGCCGTGAGCTGCGTAATGTCGATATCGGGCGCATGCTTTGTGATCAGATTGACGCTTCCGCCGACCGCGCCACCGCTCGAAACACCAGTGCCACCGGCCGTCATACCGTTGAGCAGCGCGCTCGGCCCCTTCAGCACCTCGACGCGCTCGACGAAGTTTGCACCCGTAGAATAATAAGGTGCAATTCCGTAGAGGCCGTTCAGTCCATAGTCACCACTGTCATAGTAGAAGCCGCGAATGAAGAGACTATCCGCACCACCACCTGCCGCTTGAACGACCCTGACCGAGGGATCGTTGGCGAGAACCTCACGGATCGTGCGCGCTTGCTGGTTCTGGATGAGCTCGGCCGTATAGCTGGTCTGGTTGAACGGCGTGTTCATCACGCCGCGATTGCCCAGAAGTCCGAGACTTCCACCGCTCGCGACCTGCCCGCCTGCATAGGCAGGCGGTACAGTGCCGACCGTACCGGTCGAAGGCACCACATAGGGAACAGGCGCAGCCTGACGCGGAGCCGTCGTAGCGGCCTGCCTCTGTCCCCGCGACGCGCGCGTCGACTGGGATCTTTGGATCGACTGCCGAACTCTTGGCTTGGGAGCATCGACGGTTACAGGCGGCAGATTCGATTGCGCAGATGCATGCTGAAGGTCACCCGACGATTCGATCGACAGCGCAAGATAACTCACCGCTCCCAGCGATAGCGTACGTACGATTTTCTTGGCCGAGAGTTCACGCGTCATTCCTGCACCCCAATTCCACTTAGCAAGCAAGTCCCCGCGCTTCCTAACATGCGAGGGTGCTCCGAGAAGGAATTGAGAACTAGAAATTATCTAAGGTTGCAGGACAAACCGTCGCGACTGGAGGATCGATTCTTCATCTCCAATTGCGTCGTCAGATTTTGAACGCTTCTATTTTCTAATCGTTCTAATCGTCGATCCGCATACGGCACGTCGGCGACACTTTGCGGCTTTGTCCTGAATTTTCGATCTAGCCAAGCAGGTTGCGTATCGCCCGCATGAATATTCCTGCGCCAATTCCTATCAGCTCATCTGGAAAGTCATAATTCGATTCATGCAGGCCGGGATGC includes the following:
- a CDS encoding TonB-dependent siderophore receptor, producing MTRELSAKKIVRTLSLGAVSYLALSIESSGDLQHASAQSNLPPVTVDAPKPRVRQSIQRSQSTRASRGQRQAATTAPRQAAPVPYVVPSTGTVGTVPPAYAGGQVASGGSLGLLGNRGVMNTPFNQTSYTAELIQNQQARTIREVLANDPSVRVVQAAGGGADSLFIRGFYYDSGDYGLNGLYGIAPYYSTGANFVERVEVLKGPSALLNGMTAGGTGVSSGGAVGGSVNLITKHAPDIDITQLTATYASKSQFGENIDVSRRYGEHKEWGVRLNSTYSNGNTPWNRQTDEFGNAVLGLDYRGERVRAAVDIGYQADNLNPPMRFFNVPTTTTVIPAPPKAGLNFQVPWAYYAPTDFFTTARGEVDVTDWMTAYGAFGYHDSNINYAYPSPNISNVAAGALTSPPGVSQLGGLWSRPFAGKETFETLAGEAGVRATADTGPVNHAVNVNYSITDRTYNQKVWTRSSSALADLIFWNLYTEPTNIAKPNFSTLSASQVTGVSLSSVGVSDTMSILNKRVQLTLGVRRQTAGTEVTNILSPALSRPEQDTSVWSPAYAILVKPVENVALYANYIEGLQTPVVVSGNFTNVGTVFPPAQTKQAEAGMKIDAGRFTTTLSVFDISQPSIISVASGVSASQQLNGRQRNRGAELNVFGEITPDIRVLGGVALIDGVQEQTQGGINDGKKAVGVPVVNVNMGAEWDTPFVRGLTFTGRVIYTGSQYVNVTNTLTLPEWTRVDIGARYTFISPWNGKPIVVRANIENVGNKAYWASAYSGVITLGAPRTYLVSTTFNF